The following DNA comes from Microtus ochrogaster isolate Prairie Vole_2 unplaced genomic scaffold, MicOch1.0 UNK335, whole genome shotgun sequence.
CTTGGATGTTGACGATCATCAAGATAATGAAGAGGTGTGTGAAGAAAATACTGCCTcttggcgactcactgactcagcttctttctcccagcatNNNNNNNNNNNNNNNNNNNNNNNNNNNNNNNNNNNNNNNNNNNNNNNNNNNNNNNNNNNNNNNNNNNNNNNNNNNNNNNNNNNNNNNNNNNNNNNNNNNNNNNNNNNNNNNNNNNNNNNNNNNNNNNNNNNNNNNNNNNNNNNNNNNNNNNNNNNNNNNNNNNNNNNNNNNNNNNNNNNNNNNNNNNNNNNNNNNNNNNNNNNNNNNNNNNNNNNNNNNNNNNNNNNNNNNNNNNNNNNNNNNNNNNNNNNNNNNNNNNNNNNNNNNNNNNNNNNNNNNNNNNNNNNNNNNNNNNNNNNNNNNNNNNNNNNNNNNNNNNNNNNNNNNNNNNNNNNNNNNNNNNNNNNNNNNNNNNNNNNNNNNNNNNNNNNNNNNNNNNNNNNNNNNNNNNNNNNNNNNNNNNNNNNNNNNNNNNNNNNNNNNNNNNNNNNNNNNNNNNNNNNNNNNNNNNNNNNNNNNNNNNNNNNNNNNNNNNNNNNNNNNNNNNNNNNNNNNNNNNNNNNNNNNNNNNNNNNNNNNNNNNNNNNNNNNNNNNNNNNNNNNNNNNNNNNNNNNNNNNNNNNNNNNNNNNNNNNNNNNNNNNNNNNNNNNNNNNNNNNNNNNNNNNNNNNNNNNNNNNNNNNNNNNNNNNNNNNNNNNNNNNNNNNNNNNNNNNNNNNNNNNNNNNNNNNNNNNNNNNNNNNNNNNNNNNNNNNNNNNNNNNNNNNNNNNNNNNNNNNNNNNNNNNNNNNNNNNNNNNNNNNNNNNNNNNNNNNNNNNNNNNNNNNNNNNNNNNNNNNNNNNNNNNNNNNNNNNNNNNNNNNNNNNNNNNNNNNNNNNNNNNNNNNNNNNNNNNNNNNNNNNNNNNNNNNNNNNNNNNNNNNNNNNNNNNNNNNNNNNNNNNNNNNNNNNNNNNNNNNNNNNNNNNNNNNNNNNNNNNNNNNNNNNNNNNNNNNNNNNNNNNNNNNNNNNNNNNNNNNNNNNNNNNNNNNNNNNNNNNNNNNNNNNNNNNNNNNNNNNNNNNNNNNNNNNNNNNNNNNNNNNNNNNNNNNNNNNNNNNNNNNNNNNNNNNNNNNNNNNNNNNNNNNNNNNNNNNNNNNNNNNNNNNNNNNNNNNNNNNNNNNNNNNNNNNNNNNNNNNNNNNNNNNNNNNNNNNNNNNNNNNNNaaaaaaaaaaaaaaaaaaaaaacccgaataGTACTATAAATATTGCAGAGATCCTccctcaagaaataaataaaatagaacatttcTTCTAGTTTTATCATGATTGTTCATTTTGATTGGTaaagcattttataattaatttcacATTTATTCTATCAGTAATGAGTAGTGTGTCTTATGTATTTTGTTTAGAGCATCCTGTGTTGTTTCCAATGCTAAGAATGTCAAATTTTGTAAACTGGGGTCCCTTTGAGTAGGAGGAAGTTCAGGGTTGAGCCCCTACAGTTAGGCTGGACTAGTCTAAGATGTGGCTTAGCTTGAAATGAGCCAAATCTTAATTATGAGAATGTATAAAATGTAATGTTGTATCCTTAGTACCTTATGTTTATTTCCCAGGGGAAATTATTTGATTCTACAATTGCTGATGAAGGAACATGGACTTTGGGTAAGAATAATTATTGtgattcataaaatttaaaaagtagattgtgatactgttctttgttttaaatcttgTCCTGTTAAAGATGGAGAAATGTGTTGGGAACAGTTGTATATCAGAATTGCCCGACAGTCTTAGAAAATACAAGGATTAActccttctgtaatttctctgtaacttgtttctcatttgtttttcagaGGATAGAAAAATGGTCCGTATTGTCCTGACAAAGACCAAGAGAGACGCTGCAAACTGTTGGACTTCTCTTCTAGAATCTGAATATGCAGCTGATCCCTGGGTACAAGACCAAATGCAGAGAAAACTTACATTAGAGCGGTTCCAGAAAGAAGTAAGTCAGGTGCAGCTGTGAGTATGTAGAGTTACACGATCCAAATGCAGGTATTCGTTCATAAGCCATTACACGAAGTAGTTAAAAAAAACCTCCTGGGTGAGTTTTAAAGTGAACGGTAAGAAAATAGCCTACTATATgggttttagtttttggtttttcgagacagggtatctctgtgtaacagccctagctgtcttggaactagctctgtagaccaggctgacctcagactcacagagatccatcttcttctgcctcccgagtgttgagattaaaggcatatgctaccaccacccagcgtGTGTGGGTTTTGAATTTCACAAATATGTTTGTTGCTGTGAACTTAAGATTGCTGAATTCATATCAGTAATTCATGAATAATAAGCCTAAAACACTGTAACGCTGTAGAGTACAT
Coding sequences within:
- the Nudcd2 gene encoding nudC domain-containing protein 2; this translates as MSAPFEERSGVVPCGTPWGQWYQTLEEVFIEVQVPPGTRAQDIQCGLQSRHVALAVGGREIFKGKLFDSTIADEGTWTLEDRKMVRIVLTKTKRDAANCWTSLLESEYAADPWVQDQMQRKLTLERFQKEVSQVQL